The following proteins come from a genomic window of Candidatus Paceibacterota bacterium:
- a CDS encoding TIGR00730 family Rossman fold protein — MQDDKERKNINIPDFQLNRIPHTIDDIVASLGPKEQHRLSVILQEFVDGFSFIRKYPKSVTFFGSARFPEGNVHYEKAKKVASEIVKKLDYAIITGGGPGIMEGANRGAKDANGKSVGLLIQLPEEQVANPYVNESLSFYYFFVRKVVLSFSAEAFLFFPGGFGTFDELFEILTLIQTHKIPWAPVILVGQDYWAPIDKMIKSVMLHEHKTIDEPDTRLYTITDSVDEILEIIKRAPLSRV, encoded by the coding sequence ATGCAAGACGATAAAGAGCGCAAGAATATTAATATCCCGGACTTCCAATTAAACCGAATCCCTCACACAATCGATGACATTGTGGCCAGTCTCGGCCCCAAAGAACAGCACCGCCTATCAGTAATCCTACAGGAATTTGTCGATGGATTTTCTTTTATTCGTAAATACCCCAAGTCGGTCACCTTCTTCGGTTCAGCCCGCTTCCCGGAAGGCAATGTCCACTACGAAAAAGCTAAAAAGGTTGCTTCGGAAATTGTTAAGAAACTCGACTATGCCATTATCACCGGCGGCGGTCCGGGAATCATGGAGGGCGCCAATCGTGGCGCCAAAGACGCCAACGGCAAATCGGTGGGGCTTTTGATCCAACTACCCGAGGAGCAGGTTGCTAATCCTTATGTCAATGAATCCTTATCTTTTTATTATTTTTTCGTCCGAAAAGTCGTCCTGTCATTTTCCGCCGAAGCTTTTTTATTTTTCCCAGGCGGATTCGGAACCTTTGACGAATTGTTTGAAATTTTAACCTTAATTCAAACACATAAAATCCCTTGGGCGCCGGTTATTCTCGTAGGCCAAGACTACTGGGCACCTATCGATAAAATGATCAAATCAGTCATGCTACATGAACATAAAACTATCGACGAACCGGATACCAGACTTTACACGATTACCGACAGTGTGGATGAAATTTTGGAAATTATAAAGAGAGCTCCGTTAAGCCGAGTCTAG
- a CDS encoding FKBP-type peptidyl-prolyl cis-trans isomerase, with amino-acid sequence MKSLSTKEAIAVAVAIVILLALVLFENPIGSGINFTNKAQTAAPVVQDSGSEAIVVDDVLIGTGVEAVAGKTVSVNYTGKFTDGQVFDTNLGKAPFGFVLGSGQVIPGFDKGLAGMKVGGKRVITVPPSEAYGSQQVGPIPANSTLVFEVEMLDVK; translated from the coding sequence ATGAAATCACTTTCGACTAAAGAGGCGATTGCAGTCGCTGTTGCAATCGTAATCCTCCTCGCACTGGTTTTATTCGAAAATCCTATTGGCTCAGGAATCAATTTCACCAACAAAGCACAAACGGCCGCGCCGGTCGTTCAGGACTCCGGCTCGGAGGCGATCGTCGTCGACGATGTGCTAATCGGCACAGGTGTAGAAGCTGTGGCCGGCAAGACGGTGAGTGTAAACTACACCGGCAAATTTACCGATGGCCAAGTTTTTGACACGAATCTTGGAAAAGCGCCTTTCGGCTTCGTACTGGGCTCCGGACAAGTTATTCCGGGTTTTGATAAGGGTCTAGCTGGAATGAAAGTTGGCGGTAAGCGGGTGATTACCGTGCCACCGAGTGAGGCTTATGGTAGCCAGCAAGTTGGCCCAATTCCGGCCAATTCCACTCTGGTCTTCGAGGTTGAAATGCTCGATGTAAAGTAA
- the dinB gene encoding DNA polymerase IV — MVKSRGVRKNRQQKTLFEPILPELKNNPKRIIAHLDMDAFFASVEERDRPYLSGRPIVVGSDPNGGRGRGVVSTANYLARKYGIRSAIPISRAWQLAKEAKKRGEPEVIFLSTNFHAYETTSERIGALALATLLKNGADSREPILESAGIDEMYLDLSFAGSFAKARKIATAIKLEIKKQEKLTCSIGLGPNKLIAKIASDFKKPDGLTVVETGEAGKFIEQVPLRSIPGIGPKADLAFKKRRISSVAKARELSLAEMIDIFGKFGHELFGRLRGIDLRPIEVVEAAKSIGQHETLPEDSNELGQLLPRIEEMARKICVRLKTGGFQSFKTAVLTVRFSDFTTKTRSKTFTVPTDSEEALEKWAVKTLLMFLDKRENKYGQPIRLVGLRIEHLS; from the coding sequence ATGGTCAAAAGCCGAGGAGTCAGAAAAAATCGCCAGCAGAAAACTCTTTTCGAGCCAATCCTGCCGGAACTAAAAAATAATCCGAAAAGAATCATCGCCCATCTTGATATGGATGCTTTTTTCGCTTCGGTTGAAGAAAGAGACCGACCGTATCTTTCTGGTCGACCAATTGTGGTTGGCTCGGATCCAAACGGTGGTCGAGGTCGGGGAGTGGTTTCAACCGCCAATTATTTGGCCCGAAAATATGGGATTCGCTCGGCCATTCCAATTTCTCGCGCTTGGCAGTTGGCCAAGGAGGCCAAAAAGCGCGGTGAGCCGGAGGTGATTTTTCTTTCGACCAACTTTCACGCTTACGAAACTACTTCGGAGAGGATTGGTGCCTTAGCCTTGGCCACCCTACTTAAAAATGGGGCTGATAGTCGAGAGCCAATTCTTGAGAGTGCCGGAATTGACGAGATGTATCTTGATTTAAGTTTTGCCGGCAGTTTCGCCAAAGCTCGAAAAATTGCCACTGCGATTAAGTTGGAAATTAAAAAACAGGAAAAACTGACTTGCTCGATTGGCCTTGGCCCCAACAAATTGATTGCCAAAATTGCCTCCGATTTTAAAAAACCTGATGGTTTGACGGTAGTCGAAACTGGCGAGGCGGGAAAGTTTATCGAACAAGTGCCCCTGCGTTCGATTCCAGGAATCGGGCCGAAAGCTGATTTGGCCTTCAAAAAAAGACGGATTTCAAGTGTTGCCAAGGCCAGAGAGCTATCTTTAGCGGAAATGATTGATATTTTCGGCAAATTTGGCCACGAGCTGTTCGGAAGATTGAGGGGGATTGACCTCCGGCCGATTGAAGTTGTCGAGGCGGCCAAATCGATCGGCCAGCACGAGACCTTGCCGGAGGATTCGAATGAGCTTGGTCAGTTATTGCCGAGAATCGAAGAAATGGCCAGGAAGATTTGTGTCAGATTAAAAACCGGCGGTTTTCAGAGTTTTAAAACCGCGGTGCTTACGGTGCGTTTTTCGGATTTTACAACTAAGACCAGATCAAAAACTTTCACTGTTCCAACTGATTCTGAAGAGGCGCTCGAAAAGTGGGCAGTTAAGACTCTTTTGATGTTTTTGGACAAAAGAGAAAATAAATACGGTCAGCCGATTCGTCTAGTCGGTCTGCGAATTGAGCATTTAAGCTGA
- a CDS encoding DedA family protein, translating into MSFGPEQLSDIGTFAGHLSYLGIFLSAIFSGGITFFPEEIVLITAGYVSSTGSLNLYAAVLVCVVAMILSDTILFGLARRNNKHIKTLRYYAGKVKITRNLEFVRAHLKKFVFVAKFLPLFRFVGPIMAGTLKMKPYLFQIYNLFAIVLYTLLYAGIGYIFHSQFLVLVSKFENVRHGIFVFVMFILGVASYIFVHNKIDRWLDENTPEEYND; encoded by the coding sequence ATGAGTTTTGGGCCGGAACAGTTATCGGATATTGGAACCTTCGCCGGACACCTTTCTTACTTAGGTATCTTTTTGAGTGCGATTTTTTCGGGCGGTATTACTTTCTTCCCGGAGGAGATTGTTCTAATTACGGCGGGCTATGTGAGTAGTACCGGCTCACTCAACCTTTACGCGGCAGTCTTGGTCTGTGTCGTGGCAATGATTTTGAGCGATACGATTTTGTTCGGCTTGGCTAGGCGCAACAATAAGCATATCAAGACCCTTCGCTACTATGCCGGTAAGGTAAAAATTACCCGCAATCTGGAGTTTGTCCGCGCCCACCTCAAGAAATTTGTTTTCGTGGCCAAGTTTTTGCCTCTCTTCCGTTTCGTTGGCCCGATTATGGCCGGTACTCTGAAAATGAAACCGTACCTATTTCAAATTTACAATCTTTTCGCAATTGTTCTTTACACTCTGCTTTATGCCGGCATCGGCTATATTTTCCATAGCCAATTTTTGGTCCTGGTTTCAAAATTTGAAAATGTTCGACATGGAATTTTCGTTTTTGTAATGTTTATCTTGGGTGTGGCCAGTTATATTTTTGTTCATAACAAAATCGATCGTTGGTTAGACGAGAATACTCCCGAAGAATACAATGACTGA
- the eno gene encoding phosphopyruvate hydratase, giving the protein MAKIKELKAREIIDSRGNPTVEVDLTLSDGSFGRSAVPSGASTGSHEAVELRDGDTTRFGGKGVLKAVQNVNTTIKDRLVGNEFNQRELDTELIELDGTENKGKLGANAILGVSMAFAHASAKSEKKPLYQYFREISGTKKPLLLPSPMMNVLNGGKHAENSTDLQEFMIMPLGAPTFSEAIRYGAETFHALKKILAKRGLNTSVGDEGGYAPSLPSNEEALKVIIEAIEKAGFKPGQDIFIAIDAAATELYKDGKYDLATEKKNLTSAEMVDLYESWIEKYPIVSIEDGLAEDDWDGFKLFTEKLGSKVQIVGDDLFVTNIKRLERGIKEKAGNSILIKLNQIGTVSETIDAINMAHEAGFTAVVSHRSGETEDTTIADFVVGLGTGQIKTGSMSRSERIAKYNQLMRIEEELGKEAKYAGKSALKK; this is encoded by the coding sequence ATGGCAAAAATAAAAGAATTGAAGGCTCGTGAAATTATTGACTCTCGAGGTAATCCGACGGTCGAGGTCGACTTAACGCTATCTGACGGCTCTTTCGGCCGTTCGGCCGTTCCTTCCGGTGCTTCAACCGGCTCACATGAAGCCGTGGAGCTTCGAGATGGAGACACAACTCGCTTTGGCGGCAAGGGAGTCCTTAAAGCTGTGCAGAATGTGAACACGACAATTAAAGACCGCCTAGTCGGCAACGAGTTCAATCAGCGCGAACTCGACACCGAACTCATCGAACTTGATGGCACCGAGAACAAAGGCAAACTTGGTGCTAACGCCATTCTCGGCGTCTCGATGGCCTTTGCTCATGCCTCGGCCAAGTCGGAGAAGAAGCCGCTGTATCAATATTTCCGAGAAATCAGTGGTACGAAAAAACCGCTTCTTTTGCCTTCTCCGATGATGAATGTTTTAAATGGTGGCAAGCATGCCGAAAATTCTACCGACCTTCAGGAATTTATGATTATGCCTTTGGGCGCGCCGACTTTTTCCGAAGCAATCCGTTATGGCGCCGAAACTTTTCACGCTTTGAAGAAAATTTTGGCCAAGCGCGGCCTCAACACTTCTGTCGGCGATGAAGGCGGTTATGCTCCGTCTCTACCTTCCAACGAAGAGGCACTCAAGGTCATCATCGAAGCCATTGAAAAGGCCGGTTTCAAACCAGGCCAAGACATTTTTATCGCCATTGACGCCGCCGCCACTGAACTTTACAAAGATGGCAAATACGATTTGGCCACAGAAAAGAAAAATCTGACGAGCGCAGAAATGGTTGACCTTTATGAAAGCTGGATTGAGAAATATCCGATTGTCTCGATTGAGGACGGCTTGGCTGAAGATGACTGGGACGGTTTCAAACTCTTCACCGAAAAGCTTGGTTCAAAAGTTCAGATTGTGGGCGATGACCTCTTTGTCACCAATATCAAGAGACTCGAAAGAGGCATTAAGGAAAAGGCTGGCAATTCGATTTTAATTAAACTAAACCAGATTGGCACAGTCTCCGAAACTATTGATGCCATCAACATGGCCCACGAGGCTGGTTTTACTGCCGTCGTCTCCCACCGCTCGGGAGAAACTGAAGACACCACCATTGCTGATTTCGTGGTCGGTCTTGGTACCGGACAGATTAAGACCGGCTCAATGTCCCGCTCGGAAAGAATTGCCAAATATAATCAACTGATGCGAATTGAGGAGGAACTTGGCAAAGAAGCCAAATATGCCGGCAAGTCCGCTTTAAAAAAATAG
- the gpmI gene encoding 2,3-bisphosphoglycerate-independent phosphoglycerate mutase: protein MNKSKQVALIVLDGWGYREDPKDNAIAASKKPFFDSLWRDYPHSLLKASGNAVGLPEGQMGNSEVGHTTIGAGKICDTELVRIGKSIESGEFDKNPAFTSLFEHVKKHDSVLHAQGLVSSGGVHSHQEHLYAFLRLAKKVGIKKVAIHVFTDGRDTAPQSGAGYLKDLEKVVAEVGNAFIASISGRFYAMDRDQNWDRLKKAEEAIFECKGNVCSIKPSAYLESLYKQNLKDELLEPIVCLDEKGQGCAISKNDGVLFFNFRADRARMLTEKILERQKADNLAVVTFCEYDPDYKCLVAFPPIKIETTLAAEISKAGLTQAHIAETEKFPHATYFLNGGREEPYKNEKHIMLPSRKDIKTHDQAPKMRAEGIADKAVEEIKAGDDFIFINFANPDMVGHTANVPAIVEAIEETDRQLKRVIEALTAAGGVAFITADHGNAEINVDQQTGIPHTSHTTNPVPAILTSHDYKLKDGGLADIAPTILQLLNLGAPKSMLGQSLIS from the coding sequence ATGAACAAATCTAAACAAGTTGCTTTAATCGTCCTCGACGGCTGGGGTTATCGAGAGGACCCAAAAGATAATGCCATCGCGGCCTCTAAAAAGCCGTTCTTCGACTCCCTTTGGCGAGATTACCCACACTCCCTACTTAAGGCTTCTGGCAACGCCGTGGGCCTCCCGGAAGGTCAGATGGGCAACAGCGAAGTCGGACATACCACGATCGGCGCCGGAAAAATTTGCGATACCGAACTTGTACGAATCGGCAAGTCAATTGAATCTGGCGAGTTTGATAAAAATCCAGCCTTCACTTCCCTATTCGAGCATGTCAAAAAACATGACTCGGTCCTGCATGCTCAAGGTCTGGTTTCTTCCGGCGGGGTCCACAGCCACCAAGAGCATCTTTATGCTTTCCTGCGTCTAGCCAAAAAAGTTGGAATTAAAAAAGTTGCTATTCATGTTTTCACTGACGGCCGAGATACTGCCCCGCAAAGTGGCGCCGGTTATTTGAAAGACCTGGAAAAAGTTGTTGCCGAAGTTGGCAACGCTTTTATCGCCTCAATCTCCGGACGATTTTATGCCATGGACCGAGATCAAAACTGGGACCGTCTGAAAAAAGCCGAAGAGGCAATTTTTGAATGCAAGGGTAATGTTTGCAGCATCAAGCCCTCCGCTTACCTTGAATCACTTTATAAACAAAATCTTAAAGACGAACTCTTAGAACCAATTGTCTGCTTGGACGAAAAAGGTCAGGGTTGCGCTATCAGCAAAAATGACGGCGTGCTTTTCTTCAACTTCCGAGCTGACCGTGCCCGAATGCTCACCGAGAAAATTTTGGAGCGCCAAAAAGCCGACAATTTGGCGGTGGTCACTTTTTGCGAATACGACCCGGATTACAAATGCCTGGTCGCCTTCCCGCCAATCAAAATCGAAACGACCTTGGCCGCTGAAATTTCCAAAGCCGGACTCACTCAAGCCCACATCGCCGAGACAGAAAAATTCCCTCACGCCACTTACTTTTTAAATGGCGGACGAGAAGAACCCTACAAAAACGAAAAGCACATTATGCTGCCGAGTCGCAAGGATATTAAGACTCACGACCAGGCTCCGAAAATGCGGGCCGAAGGAATTGCCGATAAGGCCGTTGAGGAAATCAAGGCCGGCGATGATTTTATTTTCATCAACTTTGCCAACCCAGACATGGTCGGCCACACCGCGAATGTCCCGGCAATTGTCGAGGCTATCGAGGAGACTGATCGGCAACTCAAGCGAGTTATCGAAGCCCTCACGGCTGCAGGCGGAGTCGCTTTTATCACAGCTGACCACGGTAATGCCGAAATCAATGTTGACCAGCAGACTGGAATCCCTCACACCTCGCACACCACGAACCCGGTCCCGGCCATTTTGACTTCTCACGATTACAAATTGAAAGATGGCGGACTCGCCGATATTGCCCCAACAATTTTGCAACTTTTAAATCTCGGGGCGCCGAAGAGTATGCTTGGCCAGAGTCTGATTAGCTAG
- the cas2 gene encoding CRISPR-associated endonuclease Cas2: protein MGKAEEQSGKREQREKIKETLLLAVKAAGVLSVALLAPNALKMFRSLNSKSPNLTSRVNRSRNRLIKQGLLKWQAGGYLRLTDKGEQFLRISEAKSYALKRPNRWDKKWRILVFDIPEYRHSLRDKIRNILGSIGFIRLQNSVWVYPYDCEDFITLLKADLKVGKDLLYVIADSIENDRQIRTKFGLTND, encoded by the coding sequence ATGGGAAAGGCTGAAGAACAATCAGGAAAACGGGAGCAGAGGGAGAAAATCAAGGAGACACTTCTGCTGGCTGTAAAAGCGGCCGGGGTGTTGTCCGTTGCCCTGCTCGCACCCAACGCTCTAAAAATGTTTCGATCTCTAAATTCAAAAAGCCCAAACCTAACATCACGGGTAAATCGGTCACGAAATCGACTTATTAAGCAGGGTCTTCTTAAGTGGCAAGCCGGTGGTTATCTACGACTAACCGACAAAGGCGAACAGTTTTTGAGAATATCAGAGGCTAAAAGCTATGCGCTTAAGCGGCCTAACCGATGGGACAAAAAATGGCGAATCTTGGTTTTTGATATTCCGGAGTATCGGCACAGTTTGCGGGATAAAATCAGAAATATTTTAGGCAGTATCGGCTTCATTCGACTCCAGAATAGTGTCTGGGTTTATCCCTACGATTGTGAAGATTTCATCACCTTATTAAAGGCCGACCTAAAGGTCGGTAAAGATTTGCTATATGTGATTGCTGACTCCATTGAAAACGATCGCCAAATTCGCACCAAATTTGGCTTGACCAATGACTAG
- a CDS encoding DoxX family protein, with amino-acid sequence MRKLNQYKNQDLGLFLVRLALAVVFIIHGWLKLTDMSGTVSFFESMVGVAGFWAYVVALVEFVGGITMLLGVWTYWTGVLLAINMLFAIILFKLGKGFVGGWEYDFVLLLCALSIATVGPGIYTVKKIIGR; translated from the coding sequence ATGCGGAAATTAAATCAATACAAAAATCAAGATCTCGGCTTATTCTTGGTGCGGTTGGCTTTGGCGGTTGTCTTCATAATTCATGGTTGGCTCAAGCTTACCGACATGTCCGGGACTGTTAGCTTTTTCGAATCGATGGTTGGTGTCGCGGGTTTTTGGGCTTATGTAGTGGCGCTGGTCGAGTTTGTTGGAGGAATCACGATGCTTCTGGGAGTCTGGACTTATTGGACCGGTGTGCTTCTGGCCATCAATATGCTTTTTGCCATTATACTCTTTAAGCTTGGCAAGGGCTTTGTCGGCGGTTGGGAGTATGACTTTGTGCTTCTGCTCTGCGCTTTATCGATTGCCACGGTTGGTCCGGGGATTTATACGGTTAAGAAAATTATTGGGCGTTAA
- a CDS encoding helix-turn-helix domain-containing protein — protein MKYHHLSFEERFAIEKMYRAGSAVRQIAEFLGRSANTISREIQKHSVNGIYDATKAKQRVSMKR, from the coding sequence ATGAAATATCATCATTTGTCTTTTGAGGAGAGGTTTGCGATTGAGAAAATGTATCGCGCCGGTTCGGCTGTTCGTCAAATTGCCGAGTTTCTCGGTCGGAGCGCGAATACAATCAGCCGAGAAATACAGAAACACAGTGTTAATGGCATATATGATGCGACCAAAGCCAAACAGCGGGTTTCAATGAAAAGGTGA
- the tgt gene encoding tRNA guanosine(34) transglycosylase Tgt → MTKEFGFKIEKKLANGLGRAGVIQTPHGEIKTPAFIVVATKANVKSLTVEQVKGLGAQAVLANTYHLYLEPGDELVKKAGGFPKMMNWQGPTFTDSGGFQAFSLGVAFGTTITKLSKGETEAADSTKNFARSTDQEPLAKITEDGVEFKSYRDGSKHFFTPEKSMEIQRNLGADIIFAFDECTSPTADKKYQKEAMERTHRWAARSLERHRELQAESEKLKVGEGNRKQALFGIVQGGRFQDLRKESAEVIGKMDFDGFGIGGSFDKTDIGLSVGLVNKILPEEKPRHLLGIGEPEDMFLAIENGCDTFDCVAPTRTARNGTLYTKEGRIHIENNQYREDLGPIEKGCGCYTCKNYSVAYLSFLHRAHELTFHPLASIHNLYFLVNLVDKIRQSILDGNFEEFKNSFLKTYK, encoded by the coding sequence ATGACTAAGGAATTTGGTTTTAAAATTGAGAAAAAACTTGCGAATGGTTTGGGACGAGCGGGTGTAATCCAAACTCCCCACGGCGAAATCAAAACGCCGGCTTTTATTGTGGTTGCCACTAAAGCCAATGTGAAATCACTGACGGTTGAGCAGGTCAAAGGTTTGGGCGCGCAAGCGGTTTTGGCGAATACCTACCACTTATATTTGGAACCGGGCGATGAGTTGGTGAAAAAGGCCGGGGGTTTTCCTAAAATGATGAATTGGCAAGGCCCAACCTTCACCGACTCCGGCGGATTCCAGGCTTTTTCGCTTGGTGTGGCTTTCGGTACGACAATCACCAAACTTTCAAAAGGCGAGACTGAAGCGGCCGATTCGACCAAAAATTTTGCTCGTAGTACCGACCAGGAGCCACTCGCAAAAATTACCGAGGACGGTGTGGAGTTTAAATCCTACCGCGATGGCAGTAAGCATTTTTTTACGCCGGAAAAATCGATGGAGATCCAACGCAATCTTGGCGCCGATATTATTTTTGCCTTTGACGAATGCACCTCGCCGACAGCCGACAAAAAATATCAAAAGGAGGCGATGGAACGAACGCATAGATGGGCAGCGCGAAGCCTGGAAAGGCATCGCGAGTTGCAAGCTGAAAGTGAAAAGTTGAAAGTTGGAGAGGGAAACAGAAAACAAGCCCTATTTGGTATCGTGCAAGGTGGTAGATTTCAAGATTTAAGAAAAGAAAGCGCCGAAGTAATAGGGAAGATGGATTTTGACGGTTTCGGCATCGGTGGCTCATTTGATAAGACCGATATCGGTCTTTCAGTTGGTTTGGTCAACAAAATTTTGCCTGAAGAAAAACCGCGACACCTTTTGGGTATCGGCGAACCGGAAGATATGTTTTTGGCGATTGAAAATGGTTGTGACACTTTTGACTGCGTGGCTCCAACTCGCACTGCAAGAAATGGCACGCTTTATACCAAAGAGGGGAGAATTCACATTGAAAATAATCAGTATCGGGAAGATCTGGGCCCGATTGAAAAAGGCTGTGGCTGTTATACCTGTAAAAATTATTCAGTCGCGTATCTCTCCTTTCTTCACCGTGCCCACGAATTAACTTTTCATCCACTGGCTTCAATTCATAACCTGTATTTTTTGGTTAATTTGGTAGATAAAATCCGTCAGTCAATTCTCGACGGTAATTTCGAAGAATTTAAGAATAGCTTTCTAAAAACCTACAAGTAA
- a CDS encoding DUF456 domain-containing protein encodes MTETILIIGFAVLMLPALGLVFIPFAPTLPYLVLVSLIFSALGSFKALTFKELGVLGLLWLISILVDSFSGLLGARYGGASRQAMLWGLIGALVGSFLLPFGPLAGLFLGVLIGEIYGRRGPKSALKAATGSLIGTLAGIIINLVIVVTFITLFLVFAF; translated from the coding sequence ATGACTGAAACAATTTTAATTATTGGTTTTGCAGTTTTGATGCTACCAGCCTTGGGTTTGGTTTTTATTCCCTTTGCCCCGACTCTGCCTTATCTGGTTTTGGTGTCTTTAATTTTCAGCGCGCTCGGCTCCTTCAAGGCCTTAACTTTCAAAGAGTTGGGTGTTCTTGGTTTGCTTTGGCTCATCTCAATTCTGGTTGATTCATTTTCCGGACTTTTAGGAGCGCGATATGGCGGAGCTTCCCGCCAGGCTATGCTTTGGGGCCTGATAGGTGCCCTAGTGGGCTCATTTTTGCTACCTTTCGGGCCTTTGGCCGGCCTATTTCTGGGAGTGCTAATAGGGGAGATTTATGGTCGTAGGGGGCCAAAATCGGCCCTAAAAGCGGCCACGGGCAGTCTTATCGGGACTTTGGCGGGCATAATCATAAACCTGGTGATTGTTGTCACCTTTATAACGCTTTTTCTGGTTTTTGCTTTTTAG
- a CDS encoding IS30 family transposase has product MALSSFLCLFVEERLEKKWSPKQISGYLKRELGISCSAKAIYKFAESRGLEHLLFWGWNNHKGGRKRGRWKTLKDGRKYIDSRPVRNGPGHLELDFIVSKESSWVLLVAVDFVAKKTWVRKLPNRKRDTIRAALSGLFHGVALRSITTDNDLAFTCWRELEALLQVPIYFTHPYHSWEKGLVENTNRWIRCFVPKRRDIGSVTEEELQEIQSFLNDRPREIIGFQTPSEYYYKLNECPT; this is encoded by the coding sequence GTGGCACTCTCAAGTTTCCTGTGTCTGTTTGTCGAAGAAAGACTGGAGAAGAAATGGTCACCCAAGCAAATCAGCGGGTACTTGAAAAGAGAGCTCGGAATCAGTTGTTCTGCCAAGGCCATCTACAAATTTGCCGAGTCGAGAGGCCTGGAACACCTGCTCTTTTGGGGCTGGAACAATCACAAGGGCGGACGGAAACGGGGGCGGTGGAAAACCTTGAAAGACGGCCGGAAATATATCGATTCCCGCCCTGTCCGGAACGGACCGGGACACCTCGAGCTCGACTTCATTGTGTCAAAAGAAAGCTCGTGGGTACTTTTGGTCGCGGTGGACTTCGTGGCCAAGAAAACTTGGGTCAGGAAATTGCCCAACAGAAAACGCGACACGATTCGTGCCGCGCTTTCCGGTCTGTTCCACGGTGTTGCCTTGAGAAGTATCACCACGGACAATGACCTGGCTTTCACCTGCTGGAGAGAATTGGAAGCCCTCCTGCAGGTACCAATATATTTTACACACCCTTACCATTCTTGGGAAAAGGGCTTGGTTGAGAATACCAACCGTTGGATCAGATGTTTTGTGCCCAAAAGAAGAGACATCGGGTCAGTGACTGAGGAAGAGTTGCAGGAAATACAGTCCTTCCTAAACGACCGACCGAGAGAAATCATTGGTTTCCAGACACCTTCGGAGTATTATTACAAACTTAACGAGTGTCCTACTTGA